A section of the Dermacentor silvarum isolate Dsil-2018 unplaced genomic scaffold, BIME_Dsil_1.4 Seq12, whole genome shotgun sequence genome encodes:
- the LOC119434527 gene encoding heterogeneous nuclear ribonucleoprotein Q produces the protein MAEGNGDAATVEPMDESSATEHSADYAKLVGHGLQEKVAAQLDAIFQTGKLAYADLDERALDALKEFPADGALAVLKQFLDSSLEHVSNKSAYLCGVMKTYRQKSKLPGASGSGANKGPDEEKIRAILDRTGYSLDVTTGQRKYGGPPPGWSGPQPSSGCEVFVGKIPKDMFEDELIPLFEKCGKIWDLRLMMDPLSGLNRGYAFITFCNREGAHNSVRELDNHEIRKGKYIGVTISINNHRLFVGNIPKNRGKEELFEEFSKHAPGLTEVIIYSSPDDKKKNRGFCFLEYESHKAASLAKRRLSTGRIKVWSCDIIVDWADPQEEPDEETMAKVKVLYVRNLTADVTEEKLKELFEAHGRVERVKKIKDYAFVHFEERDHAVHAMEQLQGKDLCGAPMEVSLAKPPSDKKKKEEVLRNRERRMMQMMQQRIVDVSDYRMMGCMPPPPPLRGPRGGGGGRGPPVGPRSYDYDYDYYGYSDYRGGYADPYYEDYYGRYDDYYDYGYPAAAPPRGRPAPERARGGQRGVTRGGRGRGRAPRARAGRGAGPVSRGGRGGAPPRGSLAGKRKFDGGHQNQGDSKRRFHNSSQQQQDDGQQWYQDSFKETWG, from the exons ATGGCCGAGGGTAACGGGGACGCAGCGACGGTGGAGCCCATGGACGAGTCGAGCGCGACGGAACACAGCGCCGATTACGCCAAGCTTGTGGGCCACGGGCTTCAGGAGAAAGTGGCTGCTCAACTGGATGCCATCTTCCAGACGGGCAAGCTGGCCTACGCCGACTTGGATGAGCGCGCGCTGGACGCGCTCAAGGAATTCCCCGCCGACGGCGCCTTGGCCGTTCTGAAGCAGTTTTTGGACAGCAGTCTGGAGCACGTGTCCAACAAATCTGCCTACCTTTGCGGCGTGATGAAGACGTACCGGCAAAAAAGCAAGCTGCCCGGGGCGTCGGGCTCGGGCGCCAACAAGGGCCCGGACGAGGAGAAGATCCGCGCCATTCTCGACCGTACGGGCTACTCGCTGGACGTGACGACGGGTCAGCGCAAGTACGGCGGCCCACCCCCCGGCTGGTCGGGACCGCAGCCGAGCAGCGGCTGCGAGGTGTTTGTCGGCAAAATCCCCAAGGACATGTTTGAAGATGAGCTAATACCCCTGTTTGAAAAGTGCGGGAAGATCTGGGATCTTCGGCTCATGATGGATCCGCTCTCGGGCCTCAACCGGGGCTACGCCTTCATCACCTTCTGTAACCGCGAGGGCGCCCACAACTCTGTACGCGAG CTGGACAACCACGAAATCCGTAAGGGCAAATACATCGGGGTCACCATCTCAATCAACAATCATCGGCTTTTCGTGGGCAACATCCCAAAGAACAGGGGCAAGGAGGAGCTGTTTGAAGAATTCTCCAAACATGCAC CGGGCCTGACAGAGGTGATCATCTACAGTTCACCTGACGACAAGAAAAAGAACAGAGGCTTCTGCTTTCTGGAGTACGAGTCACACAAGGCAGCCTCGCTGGCCAAGCGCCGCCTGAGCACAGGCCGCATTAAGGTGTGGAGCTGTGACATCATAGTGGACTGGGCAGACCCACAGGAGGAGCCTGATGAGGAGACAATGGCCAAAGTAAAGGTCCTGTACGTTCGCAACCTGACAGCGGACGTGACGGAAGAGAAGCTCAAGGAGCTGTTTGAGGCACATGGCCGAGTAGAGCGGGTCAAGAAGATCAAGGACTATGCATTTGTGCACTTCGAAGAGCGGGACCATGCTGTGCATGCCATGGAGCAGCTTCAGGGCAAGGACTTATGCGGGGCCCCCATGGAGGTCTCGCTGGCCAAGCCCCCGTCGGAcaagaagaagaaggaggaggTGCTGCGCAACCGGGAACGTCGCATGATGCAGATGATGCAGCAACGCATAGT GGACGTGTCGGACTACCGCATGATGGGCTGCATGCCCCCGCCGCCGCCCCTTCGGGGGCCCCGGGGCGGCGGGGGCGGCCGGGGCCCCCCCGTGGGTCCCAGGAGTTACG ATTACGACTATGACTACTATGGGTATAGCGACTACCGGGGCGGCTATGCGGATCCGTACTATGAGGACTATTACGGCCGCTATGATGACTATTATGACTACGGCTACCCAGCTGCGGCACCCCCCCGTGGCCGGCCTGCTCCAGAGCGG GCTCGTGGTGGCCAGCGTGGGGTGACGCGTGGGGGGCGCGGCCGTGGGCGGGCCCCCCGCGCTCGCGCTGGCCGGGGGGCGGGCCCTGTCAGCCGTGGGGGCCGTGGGGGCGCCCCCCCCCGGGGAAGCCTGGCCGGTAAGCGCAAGTTCGACGGGGGCCACCAGAACCAGGGCGACTCAAAGCGCCGCTTCCacaacagcagccagcagcagcaggacgACGGGCAGCAGTGGTACCAGGACTCCTTCAAAGAGACCTGGGGCTGA